One Sporosarcina sp. FSL W8-0480 genomic window, GGAACGACCGTTTGAGACAATTTGGTTTCAATACATCTGGATATATTGACCGTTTCTTTTTTGAATCGATTTATGCACGTGTAGCCCCGGGTATCCTATTCGAATTGGCAACGGATGGTCCTGGTTTCATGGGTGATGAGCCGTATGAAACAGTAGGAGAAAAGCTATCGCTGCCACCATTCCTTGAAGGAAAACGGGAGCAAATTGAAAGATTGGTAAGACCAATCGATACTGTTCGCAGCACGCGCAACATTGAAAAAGAATACTTGTAAGGAGGTGAAAGAGAAACAATGGGATTTTTTGATAAGCTATTTGGAAGACAACAAGAGGAGGAAACAACAATGACAAATTTAAATATAGGTATTATTTTAGGATCAACACGTGAGGGACGCGTAAGTCCACAAGTTGGAGCATGGGTAAAAGAATTGGCTGACAAACGTGGAGATGCAAACTACACAATTATCGATATCGCGGATTATAAACTACCATTATTAGGTGAAGGCGAAGCAACAGGTGCGGCAGCATGGTCTGAAATCATCGCAAAACAAGACGGTTTCGTATTCATCGTTCAAGAATACAACCACTCCATCACTGGGGCACTTAAAAACGCATTGGATTACTTGCGTGAAGAGTGGAACAACAAGGCTGCGGGTATCGTTTCATACGGTTCAGTAGGCGGAGCTCGTGCGGCAGAACACCTACGTGGTATTTTAGGAGAATTATTAGTCGCGGATGTTCGCGTACACCCAGCACTATCTTTATTCACAGATTTTGAAAACTACACAGAGTTCAAACCGGCTGAAGTACAAGCGAATTCTGTAAACGAAATGTTGGACCAAGTTGTTCCTTGGGCAACAGCATTGAAAACAATTCGTCAATAATCTTTCAAAAACACAAAATGTGCACCTCGCACATTTTGTGTTTTTACATAACTTTAACTAAAAAACATCAGGTAAACCAATAGAGCGGGTATTGATGCCGCCATTAAAAAAATGGTCATACTTGCCAATTTATTGCCGGAACTCCAAATCAATCGCCCGTAAGATAGCGTATAAACCATCACATATAGAAACAGGAATACCAAGGGAATTGGCAAAACAATCAATCCCCCGGTCCAGTTTTTTGAGGTTTTAATAGGCTGCCGAAACTTTCAATTGTAATTTCAAAATCTACTTTTACATCTGCATCACGGTATTTTTCCTGCCAATCGTATTTTATGAATTCATCCATTGTCCAGAATTCACGGCGTGCTTCTTCATACCAGACGAAAGGTTCGGCACCAAATTCTTCTTTTGTTTTTTTGATTAGGCTCGAAATTTTCTCTTCGAGCTCTTTTTTGATTTCCTCTTTTAATAGCGCTTGGTTTTTCTCATTGTTAGCGTAATCAATTAAACTTGGTATTGAGAGGACTTGAACTTTCAATGGCACTGTGACAAACACTTCTGGAGGTTCCGTTTTAACATTTATTTTAACTTTTGAACGTTCTTCCTTTCCCACCCTAGCGGAAATTCTAAGGCCCTCCATTTTGGGGTCGATGAAAGTATCGATATAGTGATGAGTTTTACTTTTTTCGCGCAACAGAAGCGAATTTCTTGTTTCCTCACCGGTTAAAACACCAATCATCTTACCGTTTTTTAATACTGCAGAACCGATCATTTGAACAGGATCCCCCTCTTTTTGTGGAACCTGTCCGGCCTTATAATTATCGGAACTTTCCCGGAATCTTTCATCCCTTTCCGAGGTTGCATAAATAGCTAAAAATAAGGCGTTTGAGCTTCTCTGAAAATAACGATTCAAATCGGAAATCGGAACGAAACCCGTATCCTTCCATCTGTCGCTCATGAAAGCATAATATTTATGGGGACGCGTTTCCATTTTCGAATGATTGTTATTTATAAATTTGCGTGCACTCTCCTTGCTCACAATCATAATGATTTTTCTTCTTACTTCCGGATCACGCATAGAAGAAGCCATAATATGGTGAAAGTAATCGCTTTTTGCAAAAGTTTCTCCAACAATGATAGTTTCCACCTGTGAAAGATCAATTTGCCTTGAAACAATACTATTTGCCAATTCTTTTGCGGATAAAATATCTGTCGCAGTTATAGTTATGATGTCACTGGGCGGCTCGTTTGGTGCCGTAGCTAAGCTGGAAGATCCGACTTGAGGATTTTCGATTTGAAACGTCACATCAACCATATGATCTTTTTCGCTTTTATCGATTCCTATTACGACGGCATATCCTCTTTCTTCCAATTCGCTTTTATCCCAACATCCTACAAGAATGAGTGAAACGGGGAGCAACAAGAAAAATAGTTTAAGCAGTTTCATTTTTCATCCTTCCTTTTCTACGATGCAAAATCCATAAAACGAACGGGAAAAGCATTAGGATTATTGAGCTTGTTTGGATTAAAGATTCTCTAAGAGCATTCCCTACAAAAATATTTGGCGATATCAATCCGGTCAATACTGAAATTGCTGTTAACGGTAGCAACAAAAGCTCGAACTCATCTATTTGCAAAGCTTTTGATAAGAAATAGGCCGATAAATATAAGTAAAGTGAAAAGTGAATTGCTGAAGCAACCGTCCAGATTGCCAAGTATACGGATTCAAGATGGCTAATTGTCCCGATAGTTGCCAATCGATTCACTTGTTGAAAAGGATATGCTATATTTTGAACAGCAGGATAGTCAAAAACTACCACATATACGATCATGAATATAACAAGTGATAGAACCGAAATTATCCACCCAAACAAAGAGCCCCATTGCAAATCTTTGTACTTTTTGATAAACGGGTATAGTACAAGCAGGAATATGCTTTCGCCATAAATAGAACTATGGACAGCACTTTCTTTTAGTATTGGTATCAAACCCGGACCTGCAATCGGAAAAATACGGCTGAATGATATTTCCTCCCATACAAAGCCTATAAGAGCAAACATTAAAATTAACATTATAGGCGTAAAAATCCAAGCAGTCCTTGCGATATTTTCTAATCCTCGCTTCGCTATGTACAAGCTTGCCCCCATTAACATGACATAAAGGTATGAAACCGGGGTTTTCGGATAAAACATTGTGTTGAAAATATCTGTATAGTTCCTGCTATTGATTACAGTTGCGCTGAAAATAATGATGAAAAATAGTATCATGATAAAGGTTCCAACTCGTTTTCCCATAAGTGTAAGTACGAGCTCTGTAAGTCCTGTATTCCGTCTTTTCATTATCCCTAACAAAATAAGGAAGGGAATCAACATAAATAGAAAAGAAATTATAGGCATCATCCAAGCGGCATTCTTCCCGTGTTTAAGTAGCAAGTCTGGAGTTGTGTCCATGACTTGAACGGCATAAAAAAATATGAAGACACCCATTAATTCTCTTTTTCGTATTTTGCCGTTGCTTACCTTAATCATCAGCAGAACCCACTTTCGATGCATTCCCCCTTTTATTATTTTTGCTATTCGAGTAGAAAGGGAACAATGCTTGTTTCCACACGGGAGGACGGAAAATCAAGCCTTTTGGTGACTGAAAATAAGGAGCGTAAGGGGCTAAAAATGGGACATTGAATGATTTTAAAGAAACCATGTAAGCAAATAGGCAGGCAGTAGCTAAAAATATCCCGAAAAAGCCCATGAAATTTGCGATGAAAATAAAACCAAAACGAAGAAGTCTTATCATGAAGTTTAAATTCAAATCCTGGATTACGAAAGATGACAAACCCGTTATCGCTACAACGATGACAAGAATTGGACTGACAAGGTTTGCTTGGACAGCGGCTTGGCCTAATATTAATGCTCCTACGATACCAATCGTCGGGCCGATTACCGAAGGGATTCGAATACCTGCTTCCCTTAGAATTTCAAAAACGATTTCCAGTAAAATGATTTCCCATAAAACCGGAATTGGAACGACTTCCCTTGTCGCAGCGATAGCAAACAAAAGATCTGGAGGCAACATCTCAATGTGAAAAGTACTAACCGCCAAGTAAATTGCGGGTGTATATAGAGCTATAAAAATAGAAATTAGACTAATAATTCGGGTGAAGTTCGCATACGCCCAGCGAAGGTATTGGTCTTCAATCGTATGGAATAAATTCCAGAAAGTTACGGGAACGATTAGGGCATATGGTGCACTATTCATTAACAACACAATATGACCATTTAAAAGAAATGAACATGCTCGATCAGGTCGTTCGGTTAAAAGTGTTGACGGGACTAATGAATAAGTTCTGCTTTCTATATATTGTTCTAATATAGAAAGGTTTTGTACCAAATCACTTTCTATCTCATTGATCTTTTTTTTCACATCTTTCAAGAGTTCCTCATCAACAACACCCTTTAGATAAATAATGGAAACTTCTTTTACAATCTTATTTCCAATGGATATTGATTCGCAAAGTAACCGATTATCATTTATCTGTTTTCGGATTAATGACTGATTGACAGCCATTGATTCGTTAAATGATTCTTTCGGTCCCCTAACTACGTTCTCAACTGTAGGTTCACTTACACCTCTATTTTCAAAACCAGTCGTTGCAGCAGAGATGACTCCATGTTCACCTTCAAAAAGAATTAAGGTGTTACCGCCCAACAAATCTTTAACAGCATCTTGTAGTTTCTCTACTTGCTTTGTACCCGTCGTGAAAACTATAGTCTCCTCGATTATAGACATGATATCGCCGTCTTCAGGGATGTCAGTAATTTTTATTAGAGGACCAATAATAGTTTCCTCAATTGCTTTTGTATCGACAGTGCCTTCAAGAAATAAAATGACTCCTTTTTTTGCCCCTGACAGAATAGTCAGGTCCCGGATTTTAAGTGATTGATTGGTCGGATAAGAAAATGCTTCTTTTATAAGAGATAGATTCTTTTCAAAGTCATAGGAAAAGGGTTGAGTCAAGTTCTTTTGATCGTTCGAAGGGTTACTATTTTTGGGCGCTCCCACTCTAACTCCTCCATTTATATGTCGGTTATGAATAGTTCTTGTCGAAATTCAGGGATTTTATTCACAGAATGGAAGGATAATGGGTAGATTCACTTAATTTGAATTCAAATATCTCCGAGCACCGGAATAGTTCTTTTTATATAATGGTGTGTCGATTGAGATGATTTCGATACTTCTTGAAGAGTTTGGAGCATGAATCATCTTTCCGTCACCTATATATAGCGACACATGGTAGACCTTCCCTTTTCCTCCGTTATGCGCGAAAAACAGTAGATCCCCCGGTTGCAGTTGACTGCGGCTAACCGCTTTTCCTTGAGTTGCTTGAACGAAGGAATCACGCGGAATGAGGATGCCGTGGTTTTTAAAAACTGAATAGGTCAGTCCAGAGCAGTCAAAACCGTAAGCGGAAATCCCTGACCAGACGTAAGGGAGTCCTAAATATTGTTTAGCACTGTCAACGATGTCTTTCGCCGTCGGTTTCGGAACGGCCGCATAATGCGAATATACTTTAGCGTCCCGCTTTAACATGAACTTCGTCCCGCCATCAACTGTTAAAACTTCAAGGAACTGACCGTGCTCCGCTACGACTGGCAAGATTGTTGAGTAACTTACCTCCAGCCATTTCTGCTTGTCATCCCATTTAGGTACATTGTAGAGTGTGGCGAATTTTGCATTCACGATGGCAATTGGGCAGTCCGTATTGTTGATAACGGAGGCGGCAACATGTGATTTTGGTACCCATCCTTCATAGCCTTTTATATTTCCGGTTTTCGCTTGGTCCTTTATCGCGATATAATGCCAGTTTCCGCTTGTCTTAATAATCTCGACTGCGTCCCCGTACAAGGCTTGCGTATCTGTCCTTCCTATGAGCCAATGCTTGTCTGGGATTGTCAATTGGGACGTCCATTTTTTCATATCCGGATTTGCTTGGATTGAAATATTGTCGATTGGACGTGTCTTACCCGGTGAACGCCAAACGTTCGTCACCGGTACATTAATGGCATACGACTTTTTGCTTTCAGCTGAGTAGCATGCGGGGCGAACTCTGAATTCTGGATTAAGGATTCGTGCTAAAAATGTGCTGAAATGCCCTTTTGTCAATGCGGTATTCGGCCTGAATGTACCATCCGGATAACCGAATGTTATTTCATTATCTATAAAAGTACCGATTGCATCACTCGCCCAATAGGATGCAGGAATATCACGGAATTGGGATTCGGATTTTCCTTGCATATTAAATGCGGCAACCAAAATGGAAGCAGCCTGTGCCCGTGTTAACTGAGCCTCGGGCATGAACTCTCCGATTCCGTTACCAACCATGAATCCCTCAGAGACAGCTGCCTGAACAATTGGGTAAAATTCATCCATCGGATCAACATCGATGAAGTCAACATCTGCTAATGCTCCCGTTTCAATTCCTAACGCTTTAACAATCATTTCTGCGGCTTCAATTCGCGAGATGGCATTATTGATACCGAATGTTAGAGCTTCAGTCAGGATACCGGCACCGACAAGGTACTCAATTTCCTTGTTTGAAGAGTGGGTGGTGGGAACGTCCGTAAATGTAGGGGAGGCAGCATGTGCAGAAATGCTTGCGAAGAGAAAATAAATGACAAACAAAAGGCCGAACACAGTTTTTTTCAATGTACCATCTCCTTCGGTGATTTCTCATAGTAATTAACCAGTAGTGAAGTACAATTGTATGATGTAGGATTGGAAAGATGATTAGGTAGTTGTATACATAGAGTGAATATGAAGCCATTCTGTTATAATAGAACGAAAAAACCGATCTTTACTGCATCTATAGAAAGTATGCATGGTATAGACAACAAGAGAGGGGAATAGAACTTGCATACGTTGAAACAACAATGGTTTGGAAACATCCAAGCTGATATATTGGCGGGAATCGTCGTGGGACTTGCACTCATTCCTGAAGCTTTAGCATTCGCGTTCATCGTTGGCGTGGATCCGCGTGTCGCATTATACGCCTCATTCGCAATTGCTGTTATTACTTCATTCGTAGGGGGGCGTCCGGGGCTTATTTCAGCTGCAACTGGCGCAATGGCGTTAGTTCTCGTTAACTTGATGGCGGACCATGGCTTGCAATACGTATTGGCCGCGACTGTTTTGACTGGAATCATTCAACTAATTCTTGGGGGGCTTGGGGTCGCAAATTTGATGCGGTTTATCCCAAACTCCGTCATGTTAGGATTTGTGAATGCGCTTGGCATTATGATCTTCATCACCCAGCTTCCATATTTGCGAGGGAATGACGCAATGACATTGATCTTTGCTATCGCGACTTTGGTATTAGTTTATGCTGTCCCACGTTTTTTTACGGCAATTCCTGCACCTCTTATTGCGATTGTTGTCATGACGGGAATAGCCTTGATGAGTGGCGTTACGCTACAGACAATTGGCGATTTAGGAAAGATGCCGAATTCGTTGCCGACTTTCTTTATTCCGGATATTCCTTTTAACTTGGAAACGCTGAAAATCATTTTCCCTTACTCACTGGCATTATCCATTGTTGGTCTACTTGAATCACTGCTTACATCACAAGTATTGGACGATATGACCGATACAGAGAGTGATAAAAACCAAGAAGCACGTGGACAAGGAATCGCTAACTTTTTCACAGGATTTTTCGGTGGGATGGCAGGATGTGCATTGATTGGTCAATCAATGATCAATATCAAGTCAGGTGGTCGTGGACGTCTATCCACTTTCACTGCGGGTGTTTTCCTAATGTTTTTGATCATCGTTTTAGGCGATGTTGTCGTGAAAATCCCTATGCCCGTCCTTGCTGGAGTTATGATCATGGTCGCAGCGACAACATTTAACTGGGGCTCGTTCAAGTTCCTGAAGCAAGCGCCAAAAACGGAATCACTCGTTATGCTTATTACCGTTGCAATTATTTTGTATACGCATAATCTCGCAATCGGTGTAGTCGTCGGTGTCATTCTGAGTTCACTATTTTTCGTCTCGAAAATATCCCGCGTGACTGTGACACCTGAATCTAACATATATAAAATAAGAGGACCGTTATTTTTCGCTTCCACTACGAAATTCATCCAGTATTTCCGTGATGTTAAGGAAAAGGATATCATTATTGACTTCGAAGATAGCCAGCTATGGGATGAGTCTGCTGTTGGTGCAATTGTTAAAGTGAAGCAGAAGCTTGAAGAAGAAGGGACAATGGTAACAATACGAGGTCTCAATTCTTCAAGTGAGCGACTGTACACAAAGTTACAATAGAATTACGAAAAGGGAGGAAACCACATGAAAATCGCTGTAGCCATTGATGGATCGGAAAACGCTCTACGGGCCGCAAGACATGCAATTGAACTTGCCCAGCTATACGCGGAAGCAACATTGGAAGTCATTTTTGTCTCAGATTACAATAAAGTTAGAGATGAAAGGCTTTTATCACAAAGCGAGGAAAGTCTATTACTGAAACGAAAGCAAAAATTGGACCCCGTTTTGGACATGGCTCTTGAAGCTGGCGTAAAAGCAAAAATGACGATGCTTAAAGGAAATCCAAGTCAGGAAATCATAAACTATGTTAATTCCAATGCGATGGATCAGCTTGTCGTCGGCAGTCGCGGGTTAAATGCATTTCAAGAAATGCTGCTTGGAAGTGTAAGTCATAAAGTGATGAAACATGTGGATTGCCCCGTAACGGTAGTGAAGTAGGGAAATCAGGAATACGCCATGAGAGGGGAATACCCTTCGCCAAGGCGTATTTTTTTATGCGAGGATGCGCGGACTTCCCATGGAAACGGGTGTAGTTCCCATAGAAGTGCATGGAGTTCTCATTAATGTGCATTAACTTCTCAATAAAGTGCACGGAGTTCTCATTAATGTGCATTAACTTCTCATTAAAGCTCACAGACTTCTCATTAAAGCAACAAGACTTCTCCTTTATTCACTATTACTTCTCCTTTGCCCACAATAACTTCTCATATAAGTCCTTCACCTTCCGCTAAAAGCACTAAACCAGTTTGATTTCTCCTATGTAACTTGCGATACTTTTAATAAAGGGATAACGAAAAGGGGAATTGCCATGAAGCTGGATCGATTGCGTCAGTCATTTGAAGAACTTGCAAGATTCACAGACGAAGGTGAAGGCATCAATCGGCTTGCTTACACAGAAACCGAACGGAACGCACGTAATTATTTGAGCAAGCAATTTGAACTTGCAGGGCTAACAGTGCGCATCGACTACGCAGGAAACGTCATTGCGCGTAGGGAGGGGAAATCTCCCGACCTTCCGGTTATCGCTACGGGTTCGCATATCGACTCAGTATACGCCGCAGGTGAATTTGATGGCACTGCGGGCGTTCTTGTCGCACTCGAAGTTATGCGCTCTCTCGCGGACGAAAGCATAGAAACAGAGCATCCGCTTGAAGTTATTATTTTCGCATGCGAAGAATCCGCCCGCTTCGGTGCATCCACCCTTGGCAGCAAAGCGATGACAGGCAGCCTTGACCCCGCGTATACGAGGTCACTGACCGATAAAAACGGTGTTACGTTGTTTCAGGCATTCAAAGAAAATGGGCTTGATTTGGAAGAAGTCCATTTGGCAAAGCGATTTCGAGATGAATTTAAAGCATTTGTAGAATTGCATGTTGAACAGGGGCCTGTTCTTGAAAAACAAGGGGCGGCAATCGGTGTCGTTTCTGCTATAGCGGCGCCAGTCCGCTTTCATGTTCATATCGATGGGACAGCAGATCATTCCGGCACGACGCCGATGGATTACCGTCATGATGCCTTGCTTGGAGGAGCAGAAATCGCACTTTCCATTGAAAAGGCGGCACTTGCGGAGCTTGAGCACGGTACTGTTGGTACGGTTGGTGTCTTTTCAGTAAAACCGGGGGCGATGAATGTTGTGCCAGGGACAGCGGATTTGTCCGTAGACATTCGGGGAACAAACCGTGAATCAAGAAAGAGAGTGGTTGCTGCACTTGAAACCGCGGTCAAACGTGTTTCAAAAGCGCGTGGCCTAACAATTTGGATGGAAGAAACTTCAAGCGAAGAACCCATTCAAATGGACAAGGTACTTGTAGCGGAATTGAAAACAATCTGCGAAGAAAGAGGAGTGGAGTGGATTGAAATGACAAGCGGTGCGGGACATGACTCTATGAATATGGCGCTACTTTGTCCGACCGGCATGATTTTCGTCCCGTCGAAGGATGGACTAAGTCATAACCCGGCAGAGTATACGACAATGGAACAGCTGATGGAAGGGGCAGAAGTATTGCGTGCTTTTATGCTGAAGCAAGCAAAGTAAGTAAAATAGAAAACAATTATACAAAGACGGTACTGCTTTTATTGACATTAAATTGCAGTACCATTTTTAATTTCATAAATAAATCAATCAAAAATCTTGAAAGTCAAAGAAGGTCAGTGTATAATAAAAACATAAGTCAAAGATAGTCAATGTCAAACGCTATAAAAACGAACTATATAAGGAGGAAATGGATTATGAAATGTCAACATTGTGGTAAAAACGAAGCAACTATGAGCTTTCGACTACAGGTTAACCATCAACGTATGCAGATGCATATGTGTCATAGCTGTTTCCAACAGCTCCAAGGACAACTGAATGCTTCGCTTGGTAATGATGCAAGCCAATTTTTCCAAGCAAATGGCAAACCGCAAGCTTACACACAAGTTAGAGAAGTCGATGAAAATCAAGGAAATGGCCTGTTAGACCAACTGGGAAGAAATATCTCGAAAGATGCGGATGAAGGAAGAATTGACCCCGTTATCGGTCGTGATCAGGAAGTAAAACGCGTCATCGAAACTTTAAATAGAAGAAACAAAAACAATCCCGTACTTATCGGGGAACCGGGTGTCGGTAAAACAGCGATTGCAGAAGGACTCGCAGTTAAAATTAGTGAAGGCGATGTTCCTGCAAAATTATTGAATAAGCAAGTCTATGTCATAGATGTAGCTTCACTCGTTTCAAACACAGGTATTCGAGGTCAATTTGAAGAGCGCATGAAGCAATTAATAGAGGAAATTGAAAACCGTAAAGATGTCATTGTCTTTATCGACGAAATTCATCTTCTTGTTGGTGCAGGATCATCAGAAGGCTCAAAGATGGATGCGGGGAATATTTTGAAACCTGCATTGGCACGCGGAGGCATGCAGCTGATTGGTGCAACGACATTGAAAGAGTATCGTCAAATTGAAAAAGATGCAGCACTTGAACGGCGATTCCAACCGATTATTGTAAAAGAACCTTCAATGGAAGACGCGATTGCAATCTTGCACGGCATTAAAGATCGTTATGAGACTTTCCATGAAGTTCGTTATTCCGATGATGCAATCCGGGCGTTCGTCACATTATCACAACGCTATATCCAAGATCGATTTTTGCCGGATAAAGCAATCGATTTGATGGATGAAGTGGGTGCACGCTTGAATCTTAAACAATCTACAGCAGATGCCGAGCAAATCGGTAAACGCCTTGAAGAGGTCGTTCTGCAAAAAGAACAAGCCGCAGAAACTGAAGACTATGAAAAGGCGGCAGCTTTAAGACAAGAAGAAATTCAATTGCGTCAACAACTTGAGGATGTTAGGGAAAACGACGAACCTATCCACGAAGTGACAGTCGAAGATATTGAGCAAATCGTTGAAGAAAAAACGGGCATCTTAGTAACAAAATTGCAAGCATCCGAACAAGCAAAAATGAAAGATCTATCAGAAAATCTACGTAAAAAAGTAATCGGACAAGCAGAAGCGGCTGATAAGGTAGCAAAAGCAATTCGACGAAGCCGAGCGGGATTAAAATCGAAAAACCGTCCCATCGGATCCTTCCTATTCGTTGGTCCAACAGGTGTTGGTAAGACAGAAATTACAAAAGTGCTGGCGGAAGAACTATTCGGCTCCCGTGACAATTTAATCCGTCTCGATATGAGTGAATACATGGAGAAACATGCCGTCTCTAAAATTATCGGCTCTCCTCCGGGTTATGTAGGGCATGAAGAAGCGGGCCAATTAACAGAACAAGTCCGCCGCAACCCGTATTCGATTCTACTCCTTGACGAAATCGAAAAAGCGCACCCTGACGTTCAACATATGTTCCTTCAAATTATGGAAGACGGTCGATTAACCGATTCGCAAGGTCGAACAGTGAGCTTCAAAGATACGGTCATCATCATGACGAGCAATGCCGGAACAGGGGAGAAAAAGGTAAGTGTCGGGTTCAATCAAACCGCGCATGAATCGGTCTCCATGCTTGAATCGCTTGGTAACTACTTCAAACCGGAATTCCTCAACCGTTTCGATGCGATTGTACAGTTCAATGAATTGACAGAAGACAACCTCCTTGGAATTGTGGACTTGATGCTCATTGATTTGGAAGAAGCGATTGAAGAAAACAACATCGTAATTTCAATCTCGCCTGAAGCGAAACGGGAATTAGTAAAATTAGGCTACGACAAACGCTTTGGGGCACGTCCACTTCGTAGAGTTATCCAAGACAAAATCGAAGATCCATTAACAGATCTTATTTTGGAAGAAGACGATATTGCAAAAGTCCATGTCGATGTTG contains:
- a CDS encoding ATP-dependent Clp protease ATP-binding subunit, producing MKCQHCGKNEATMSFRLQVNHQRMQMHMCHSCFQQLQGQLNASLGNDASQFFQANGKPQAYTQVREVDENQGNGLLDQLGRNISKDADEGRIDPVIGRDQEVKRVIETLNRRNKNNPVLIGEPGVGKTAIAEGLAVKISEGDVPAKLLNKQVYVIDVASLVSNTGIRGQFEERMKQLIEEIENRKDVIVFIDEIHLLVGAGSSEGSKMDAGNILKPALARGGMQLIGATTLKEYRQIEKDAALERRFQPIIVKEPSMEDAIAILHGIKDRYETFHEVRYSDDAIRAFVTLSQRYIQDRFLPDKAIDLMDEVGARLNLKQSTADAEQIGKRLEEVVLQKEQAAETEDYEKAAALRQEEIQLRQQLEDVRENDEPIHEVTVEDIEQIVEEKTGILVTKLQASEQAKMKDLSENLRKKVIGQAEAADKVAKAIRRSRAGLKSKNRPIGSFLFVGPTGVGKTEITKVLAEELFGSRDNLIRLDMSEYMEKHAVSKIIGSPPGYVGHEEAGQLTEQVRRNPYSILLLDEIEKAHPDVQHMFLQIMEDGRLTDSQGRTVSFKDTVIIMTSNAGTGEKKVSVGFNQTAHESVSMLESLGNYFKPEFLNRFDAIVQFNELTEDNLLGIVDLMLIDLEEAIEENNIVISISPEAKRELVKLGYDKRFGARPLRRVIQDKIEDPLTDLILEEDDIAKVHVDVVDEEIVVSKA